Genomic DNA from Candidatus Methylomirabilota bacterium:
AGCGCGAGGAAGACGCCGGGGGAGAGCATCGGATCCACGAAGCCGAAGGCGTCTCCCACCATCACCCATCCGGGCCCGGCTCCCCGTTCCGAGATCAGCTGGTAGTTGGAGTAGGTGGCCACGGGGGTCACCCGCTTGCCTCCTCCGGCGGTCGAGGAGAGCCAGGGGTCGACCGCGATGGCCCGTTCGAGCCGCTCCTCCGGAGTGCGGCCCAGGCTGGCGGCATCCTCCCGGCCCAGCACGATTCCCACGGAGAGCCGGTCCTTGAGCGGGATGCGCCAGCTCCAGCCCGCGTGGAGGCGCGCAATCAGCACCTGACCCGGCTCCTCGTCCCAGCGGAAGCCTTCGTAGTGAGCGAAGTGCGCGACGTCGTTGCGCGGGCCGACCCGGGCCGGGATGTTCAGAGCCCGGGCGGCCTGCCGGGCGCGCCCGGTGGCGTCGACGATGAGGTCCGGCTGTCGACCCTGGAGCGAGGGCGCCGCCGCCACGGTGTCGCGGCTCAGCGTGAGCTCGGCTCCCGTCCCGTCGGGGGCGGCGGGCTCCAGCCGGGCGTGAGCCACGACCTTGTGAACCCCGGAGGCGACCGCCTTGGCCAGCAATGCCTCGTCGAATCGTGGGCGCGGGATGTTGTAGGCGTACGGCGGAACCGCCGGAGCGAAGCGCGCGAACCTGAAGCTGAAGCGATCGGCGGGCGACCAGGCGAAGGAGACGCCGGGCTTGAGGAGGCCGAGCTCCGCCGTCTCCTGCTCGATGTCCAGACGCTTCAAGATCGGCACCACGGCGGGCACGAGGGACTCTCCGACCAGCAACGCCGGGTGCCGGCCGTGGTCGAACAGCGTGACGTCGGCCCCCTGGCGCGCGAGGAGAATGGCCAGCGCGGATCCGGCCGGGCCGGCGCCGACGATCGCCACGCTCAGGGCGGAGGACGCGCCCGCTCG
This window encodes:
- a CDS encoding NAD(P)/FAD-dependent oxidoreductase, with translation MSTLRDSARRAGASSALSVAIVGAGPAGSALAILLARQGADVTLFDHGRHPALLVGESLVPAVVPILKRLDIEQETAELGLLKPGVSFAWSPADRFSFRFARFAPAVPPYAYNIPRPRFDEALLAKAVASGVHKVVAHARLEPAAPDGTGAELTLSRDTVAAAPSLQGRQPDLIVDATGRARQAARALNIPARVGPRNDVAHFAHYEGFRWDEEPGQVLIARLHAGWSWRIPLKDRLSVGIVLGREDAASLGRTPEERLERAIAVDPWLSSTAGGGKRVTPVATYSNYQLISERGAGPGWVMVGDAFGFVDPMLSPGVFLALRSAELVADALIPFVRRRAIPLPAELAFALRSYVNVQTAMLDAWMELVAYLYDGRMLALLRSGRGLTQERPGFVASAAQNHIERHVALQASGVGTTSGYSRRLLRFLGRYGLRGVDPADLAIR